A single window of Liolophura sinensis isolate JHLJ2023 chromosome 6, CUHK_Ljap_v2, whole genome shotgun sequence DNA harbors:
- the LOC135466286 gene encoding symplekin-like, with product MATDSRRSTAAQFFMEEDAAAGDLVSTYDKVVELLNEASLLQMRDTQKINKLKQVQQLIIHEDPTLLDNFLDEMLVFQSDKSVDVKRFVIGFMEEACKKDNEILPKVVPILNMLLFEENVNVQKRTMLCLGQLFKVIVQWIAKAKKVTDMMRQIWEMINQLKTKIISNLESENDGIRTHAIKFMECITLVLTKKTPDSEAAKNVPVIFSLDQIPEEQKFFKVKKLEEEGKNHVDTLLQFLASAHISSINLMTVMGALTAIAKQRPMFFSRVVQAFEALHVNLPPTLATSQVSSVRKNLKMQMLALLRHPSSADYISQITTLLTDLGATQSEVMKAMPKLDESKKRKSADDEPRSSKKIKREEIDADDDDIGMTPMVSRPEKPPTVDQRTTAIDITAEDIRPKFTNENVADLVLISMVMLPDAMPPHFQATYTPIAAAGTEAQIKHMSRLLATQLTMAGMGSGIAEVQRRAAESKEDDDGGTSPNLEDSGTSPKQLIQTVVGGSVSQMAGNLMDMKKPGLPIPAQPRKGIKQFKLANVTNTLDRDQVDQMMISALKRILAAEKAAIQGNALVPRTKILASLVAHIGGELKHLLQDFIFEDLRARSDLAFAWLYQEYANGRGYNTTVPSDKLTLASYDECLTRLLNGLLERPDHKEGLFSRLLLEAPAITDNAVQIMKKFCMDETRITQGMSIIKELIEKRPSQKVRFLHVLLDFTSNDKPEVRNHALRVVKKLQDVPDLKDAMEKYALIQLKYLLHKSPPPILFPGIKNKDAPKVWAEDSIKLCLYLYLGLLPINHKLMHELATVYTAATADIKRCILRVLENPVKGMGMQSPELLLFVENCPKGAETLVTRVIHILTDKAAPSPELVERVRDLYHKRVPDVRFLIPVLTGLQKKEVTNALPKLIKLNPVVVKEVFNRLLGGHGGESGTYTSPLSPAELLIALHNIDPAKCDMKTIIKATNMCFGEKKVYTQETLAVVLQQLMDQTPLPTLLMRTVIQSLSMYPRLIGFVMNILLRLITKQVWKQKKVWEGFIRCCQRTKPQSFQVLLQLPPPQLKNVFEVSPELREPLLNHVLSFTPHQRAHIHKTIMTVLETDPEEERRATEAKAKAETEQREKAEKERQLKLQREEEEKRRLAQEKLQKKLDEERAEMQRVARQNAARELASDVKFDQVMSEPMEVGESIEAESKNRPSVIPVNLSTVKVELEDSGSQQLESEAEAKSAAKKKAEAEAAAQKKAEAEKVAKKKAEAEAAAKEKAKAEAAAKEKATAEAAAKKKAEADEAAKEKADVEARIKEELAAAEKQQAELRAKEEQAAKSGDDREKGGSTLEEEEGDMEFVVMSEVEDVGSQEKEEGQVSSQEEDSPADVKESGKKTTRGRGRGKAKATVGSRKSSRTKK from the exons GTGGTTGAGCTGCTGAATGAGGCATCATTGCTTCAGATGAGAGACACTCAGAAAATTAACAAACTCAAACAG gttcaACAACTTATTATTCATGAGGACCCAACATTACTGGATAACTTTCTAGAT GAGATGTTGGTGTTCCAGTCTGACAAGTCGGTGGATGTGAAGAGATTTGTCATTGGCTTTATGGAGGAGGCCTG TAAAAAGGACAATGAGATCCTGCCCAAGGTGGTGCCCATTTTGAACATGTTGCTGTTTGAGGAAAACGTGAATGTTCAGAAAAGAACTATGTTATGTCTGGGGCAGCTATTCAAGGTCATAGTGCAG TGGATAGCTAAGGCCAAGAAGGTAACAGACATGATGCGCCAAATCTGGGAGATGATTAACCAACTGAAGACaaaaattatatcaaatttGGAATCTGAAAATGATGG AATAAGGACTCATGCTATTAAGTTCATGGAGTGCATTACCCTTGTGTTGACAAAGAAGACCCCC GACTCTGAGGCTGCAAAGAATGTGCCTGTAATCTTCTCACTGGACCAGATCCCTGAAGAACAAAAATTCTTCAAAGTGAAAAAGCTTGAGGAAGAGGGAAAAAATCATGTTGATACATTGTTACAGTTTCTAGCTTCAGCCCATATATCAAG CATCAATCTTATGACAGTGATGGGTGCTCTGACTGCTATAGCCAAGCAAAGGCCAATGTTTTTCTCAAGGGTTGTACAGGCCTTTGAGGCTCTACATG TAAACCTACCTCCAACCCTGGCCACATCTCAGGTCAGCAGTGTGAGGAAAAACCTCAAGATGCAGATGTTAGCTTTACTGAGACACCCCAGCTCAGCAGACTACATCTCCCAGATCACTACACTCCTGACAGACTTAGGGGCCACTCAGTCAGAG GTGATGAAAGCTATGCCCAAGCTGGATGAAAGCAAGAAAAGGAAGAGTGCAGATGATGAGCCAAGGAGCAGTAAAAAGATAAAGAGAGAGGAG ATAGATGCAGATGATGATGATATTGGGATGACGCCCATGGTGAGTCGGCCTGAGAAACCACCCACTGTTGACCAGAGAACCACTGCCATTGATATCACCGCCGAGGATATCCGCCCAAAATTCACCAATGAAAATGTAGCAGACCTTGTACTCATTAGTATG GTAATGTTGCCAGATGCAATGCCTCCCCACTTCCAGGCCACCTATACCCCCATAGCCGCCGCGGGAACGGAGGCTCAGATCAAACACATGTCTCGCCTGCTGGCCACACAACTCACCATGGCAGGAATGGGCAGTGGGATAGCAGAGGTGCAGAGGAGA GCTGCAGAGAGTAAGGAAGACGATGATGGAGGGACTTCCCCTAACCTGGAGGATTCTGGCACATCCCCCAAACAGCTCATCCAAACTGTTGTGG GTGGATCTGTGAGTCAGATGGCAGGTAATCTGATGGACATGAAGAAACCTGGCTTACCTATACCTGCTCAG CCGAGGAAGGGTATAAAACAGTTTAAGCTGGCCAATGTGACCAACACGTTAGATCGCGATCAGGTGGACCAGATGATGATCTCAGCATTGAAGAGGATTCTGGCTGCAGAGA AGGCAGCAATTCAAGGCAATGCTCTGGTTCCTAGGACAAAAATCCTGGCCTCGCTGGTGGCACATATTGGAGGAGAGCTAAAACACT TGTTACAAGACTTCATATTTGAGGACTTACGTGCCCGCTCTGATCTTGCCTTCGCCTGGCTGTACCAAGAGTATGCTAATGGCAGAGGTTACAATACAACAGTGCCCAGTGATAAACTGACACTGGCCAGCTACGATGAATGTCTGACCAGGCTACTCAATGGCCTGCTCGAGCGACCAGATCATAAAGAAGG GTTATTTTCCCGGCTGCTTTTGGAGGCACCAGCAATCACAGATAATGCTGTACAGATCATGAAAAAATTTTGCATGGATGAG ACTCGTATTACTCAGGGAATGAGTATAATTAAGGAATTGATTGAGAAGCGACCCAGTCAGAAAGTGCGCTTCTTACATGTGCTACTAGACTTCACCTCCAATGATAAACCTGAA GTGAGAAATCATGCTTTACGGGTGGTGAAGAAACTACAAGATGTCCCTGACCTGAAGGATGCAATGGAG AAATATGCCCTAATACAGCTGAAGTATCTATTACACAAATCACCTCCTCCAATACTGTTCCCTGGCATCAAAAACAAAG ATGCCCCTAAGGTCTGGGCCGAGGATAGCATCAAACTCTGCTTGTACCTGTATCTTGGACTGTTACCTATCAATCACAAACTGATGCATGA GTTAGCCACTGTGTACACTGCTGCCACAGCTGACATCAAGAGGTGCATCTTAAGAGTGTTGGAAAACCCG GTGAAAGGGATGGGGATGCAGTCACCTGAGCTGTTACTGTTTGTGGAGAACTGTCCTAAAGGAGCAGAGACCCTGGTTACTAGGGTGATTCACATCCTCACTGATAAGG CGGCCCCGTCTCCAGAGCTTGTGGAGCGAGTCAGAGATCTTTATCACAAACGTGTGCCTGATGTCCGTTTCCTCATACCAGTCCTCACTGGATTACAAAAG AAAGAAGTCACCAatgccttgcctaagctgaTCAAGCTAAATCCTGTGGTCGTCAAGGAAGTGTTCAACCGATTACTTGGAGGCCATG GTGGAGAAAGCGGGACCTATACTTCACCCCTGTCCCCAGCTGAGCTGCTGATTGCTTTACATAACATTGACCCAGCCaaatgtgatatgaagacaatTATCAAAG CAACTAACATGTGTTTTGGGGAGAAGAAAGTGTACACACAGGAGACCCTGGCAGTGGTCCTTCAGCAGTTGATGGACCAGACCCCGCTCCCCACCCTCCTGATGAGGACGGTCATACAGTCTCTATCCATGTACCCTCGTCTCATCGGCTTCGTCATGAATATCCTCCTGAGGCTCATCACTAAACAG GTGTGGAAACAGAAGAAAGTATGGGAAGGATTTATCCGATGTTGTCAGAGGACAAAGCCGCAGTCCTTCCAAGTCCTGCTACAGTTACCTCCCCCTCAGCTGAAGAATGTGTTTGAAGTTTCTCCAGAGTTGAGGGAACCACTATTAAACCATGTACTCTCCTTTACACCACATCAA AGAGCTCACATTCACAAGACCATCATGACTGTACTGGAGACGGACCCAGAGGAAGAACGCCGGGCCACAGAGGCCAAGGCTAAGGCTGAGACAGAACAGAGGGAGAAGGCTGAAAAGGAGAGACAACTCAAG ctACAAAGGGAAGAAGAGGAAAAGAGACGATTGGCGCAGGAGAAATTGCAGAAAAAGCTGGATGAG GAAAGGGCAGAGATGCAGCGAGTTGCCCGACAGAATGCTGCCAGGGAGCTGGCATCAGATGTCAAATTTGACCAAGTGATGTCTGAACCAATGGAAGTTGGTGAATCCATTGAGGCTGAAAGTAAGAATAGGCCGTCTGTAATTCCAGTGAATTTGTCCACAGTCAAGGTAGAACTTGAAGATTCAGGTTCACAGCAGCTGGAATCTGAAGCTGAAGCCAAATCAGCTGCAAAGAAAAAGGCTGAAGCAGAGGCAGCTGCACAGAAAAAGGCTGAGGCTGAAAAAGTGGCAAAGAAAAAGGCTGAAGCAGAGGCAGCTGCCAAGGAAAAGGCCAAAGCCGAGGCAGCTGCAAAAGAAAAGGCCACAGCTGAAGCAGCTGCAAAGAAAAAGGCAGAAGCTGATGAAGCAGCAAAGGAAAAGGCTGATGTAGAAGCTAGAATAAAGGAAGAACTTGCAGCTGCAGAAAAACAGCAAGCTGAACTTAGAGCCAAAGAGGAGCAGGCTGCAAAATCAGGAGATGATAGGGAGAAAGGAGGCAGTACTTTAGAGGAGGAAGAAGGGGACATGGAGTTTGTGGTTATGTCTGAGGTGGAAGATGTGGGTTCTCAGGAGAAGGAAGAAGGGCAGGTTAGCTCTCAG GAAGAGGACAGTCCGGCAGATGTCAAGGAATCTGGGAAAAAAACGACAAGAGGGCGTGGACGGGGAAAGGCCAAGGCCACAGTTGGTTCACGGAAAAGTTCACGCACAAAGAAGTGA